In Cryptomeria japonica chromosome 10, Sugi_1.0, whole genome shotgun sequence, a genomic segment contains:
- the LOC131047350 gene encoding uncharacterized protein LOC131047350 encodes MAVSKAMGGYGVLKLSVVDVLLTCLAIAGQAEAVAMVMGSVFCDQCRDGHLSLFDVPIIGAKVELECAGQVATTATTNYIGNFIMKLDGTPDLSSCTARATQSPPDSQCNILGSPAKSLSLTFSFFGMELYSVDSLFFYPAKTMSLCVKTPRPRPPSFNFAPPPPAAVLPPPSPPPAAIFPPPPSPHPVISLPPLPFLEPSACTYDIWAKREYNCHWKIVSPDTKVSDVFGLEAGKRYGPNLTLWQGLIGRGDVYKTLLREATAALLNSYTTLNFQYNSVSVGMHMYWALHSASPQYALKQAFSFKKANMGLGGKVKAKCMLKPCK; translated from the exons ATGGCAGTAAGCAAAGCTATGGGAGGGTATGGAGTACTCAAGCTCAGTGTTGTAGATGTGCTTCTCACTTGTCTTGCCATTGCAGGGCAAGCAGAAGCAGTAGCCATGGTGATGGGTAGTGTTTTCTGTGATCAATGCAGAGATGGGCACCTTTCTCTCTTTGATGTCCCCATTATTG GGGCAAAAGTGGAACTAGAATGTGCAGGGCAGGTAGCAACAACTGCCACCACCAATTACATTGGCAACTTCATCATGAAATTGGATGGAACGCCAGATCTGTCTTCATGTACGGCCAGAGCTACACAGAGTCCCCCAGATTCCCAATGCAATATACTGGGCAGTCCTGCAAAATCTCTCAGCCTGACCTTCAGTTTCTTTGGCATGGAGTTATATTCAGTGGACTCACTCTTCTTTTACCCGGCCAAGACTATGTCTTTATGCGTGAAAACCCCTCGTCCTCGCCCTCCCTCATTCAACTTCGCTCCTCCTCCACCAGCAGCCGTCCTTCCGCCGCCATCGCCGCCACCTGCAGCAATCtttcctcctcctccttctcctcatCCGGTCATTTCTCTGCCTCCCCTGCCCTTTCTGGAGCCATCTGCCTGTACTTATGA TATCTGGGCGAAGAGAGAATACAACTGCCATTGGAAAATTGTGAGCCCAGACACCAAGGTAAGCGATGTGTTTGGTCTAGAGGCGGGCAAAAGGTATGGACCCAATCTGACACTCTGGCAAGGCCTGATAGGGCGGGGAGATGTGTATAAGACATTATTGAGGGAAGCAACAGCAGCGCTTCTGAATTCCTACACAACATTGAACTTTCAGTACAACAGTGTGAGCGTAGGAATGCATATGTACTGGGCTCTGCACTCTGCCTCTCCACAGTATGCTCTGAAACAGGCTTTCTCCTTCAAGAAAGCTAATATGGGATTAGGAGGCAAGGTGAAGGCTAAATGCATGCTCAAGCCTTGCAAGTGA